One region of Moraxella sp. ZY210820 genomic DNA includes:
- a CDS encoding penicillin-binding protein 2, translating into MNKFNMQWLQEQVKKFLSQKNLLPEAETFELYHNRFYFVWFCVVVFMLLLLGRAFYVQIIDQQFYSHKANSRIIGKEKTHAMRGMLLDRNGVPLAISSPVMTVFIDPTFYFEQKKIADEAREKYNRNQNDMKAKRVVQQFQNKSFDLNKLADILHMDITPFEQKLNQYVAENKRYVELKKEVSPQDVDEIRKLNLVGVSANTEYKRYYPQAQPNAQIIGMTNAEGVGIEGLELQLDQRLRGQDGEAVVMRDKERNKIKTQQVIQEEKAGENIHLSLDSRLQYVLYRELARVGQNHRANYASGIIVDVHTGEILAMNTWPSYNPNDPDSRGDNFGKRNRGAVDQFEPGSTIKPFSIAMGLRTGKYTPNSTINTSPGSMKLGGSTIRDTHNYGTLSLTNIIVKSSNVGVAKIALAEPLSALPMFYRELGFGQKTSANFLGEVSGKIQVEKNWTIPTVGTMAYGYGLDVSMLQLAQAYAMLGNKGIKLPLSLYKVEKTPEGKQILDPVIAEQVVLMMEKATHKGGTATQANIMGYRVAGKTGTAHKLREDGKGYEKNKYRSLFAGLAPVSNPRFAMIVVVDDPKQGGHYGGVVAAPVFSRVMQETLRLLNEPLDKPET; encoded by the coding sequence ATGAATAAATTTAATATGCAATGGTTACAGGAGCAGGTTAAAAAATTTTTATCACAAAAAAATTTATTACCTGAAGCAGAAACGTTTGAGTTATATCATAATCGTTTTTATTTTGTGTGGTTTTGTGTGGTAGTATTCATGCTCTTATTATTGGGGCGTGCATTTTATGTGCAGATTATTGACCAACAATTTTATAGTCATAAAGCTAATAGTCGTATTATTGGTAAAGAAAAAACACATGCTATGCGGGGAATGTTACTTGACCGTAATGGTGTGCCATTAGCGATTAGTTCGCCTGTTATGACAGTATTTATTGACCCTACTTTTTATTTTGAACAAAAGAAAATTGCTGATGAAGCACGTGAAAAATATAATAGAAATCAAAATGATATGAAAGCAAAACGTGTGGTACAACAGTTCCAAAATAAAAGTTTTGATTTAAATAAATTAGCTGATATTCTGCATATGGATATTACACCATTTGAGCAAAAACTCAATCAATATGTGGCAGAAAATAAGCGTTATGTTGAATTGAAAAAAGAAGTATCGCCACAAGATGTTGATGAAATCCGTAAATTAAACTTAGTTGGTGTTAGTGCTAATACTGAATATAAGCGTTATTATCCACAAGCACAGCCTAATGCACAAATTATTGGTATGACTAATGCCGAAGGTGTGGGCATTGAAGGCTTAGAATTACAGTTAGATCAACGTCTGCGTGGTCAAGATGGTGAAGCGGTGGTTATGCGTGATAAAGAACGCAATAAAATCAAAACGCAACAAGTAATTCAAGAAGAAAAAGCAGGTGAAAATATTCATTTGAGTTTGGATAGCCGGCTACAATATGTTTTATACCGTGAGTTAGCACGTGTTGGGCAAAATCATCGGGCGAATTATGCAAGTGGCATTATTGTTGATGTGCATACAGGAGAAATTTTGGCGATGAACACTTGGCCATCATATAATCCAAATGACCCTGATAGTCGTGGTGATAATTTTGGTAAACGAAATCGTGGTGCGGTCGATCAGTTTGAACCCGGTTCGACTATTAAGCCATTTAGTATTGCTATGGGTTTACGCACAGGAAAATATACACCAAATAGTACCATTAATACTTCTCCGGGTTCGATGAAATTGGGCGGTAGTACCATTCGTGATACGCACAACTATGGTACATTGTCTTTAACCAATATTATTGTCAAATCATCAAACGTAGGTGTGGCAAAAATTGCCTTGGCAGAACCTTTATCAGCCTTACCGATGTTTTATCGTGAGCTTGGTTTTGGACAAAAAACATCAGCAAATTTTTTAGGAGAAGTGTCTGGTAAGATTCAGGTTGAAAAAAATTGGACTATTCCAACGGTAGGTACGATGGCTTATGGCTATGGTTTAGATGTTAGTATGTTGCAATTAGCACAAGCTTATGCAATGTTAGGCAATAAAGGGATTAAATTACCATTAAGTTTATATAAAGTAGAGAAAACGCCTGAAGGTAAACAAATTTTAGATCCTGTGATTGCCGAGCAAGTGGTATTGATGATGGAAAAAGCAACCCATAAAGGGGGTACCGCAACACAAGCAAATATTATGGGTTATCGTGTAGCGGGTAAAACAGGTACAGCTCATAAATTACGTGAAGATGGTAAAGGCTATGAAAAAAATAAATATCGTTCATTATTTGCAGGTTTAGCACCTGTAAGTAATCCACGTTTTGCGATGATCGTTGTCGTTGATGATCCAAAACAAGGTGGACATTATGGCGGTGTCGTTGCTGCACCTGTATTTTCTCGTGTTATGCAAGAGACTTTACGTTTGTTAAATGAGCCACTAGATAAACCTGAAACATAA
- a CDS encoding rhomboid family intramembrane serine protease: MLIRFLWLIAMLLRYIKDAPIVYTIILINIVVFAIINLQPDVKNILALWLPIHADYQHWQWLTSIFSHQGFGHLFFNMFALWSFGIAVYYRLGTAKFLLIYF; this comes from the coding sequence ATGCTGATACGTTTTTTATGGCTGATTGCTATGTTACTTCGCTATATCAAAGATGCACCGATAGTTTATACGATTATTTTGATTAATATCGTTGTGTTTGCTATCATCAATTTACAGCCTGATGTGAAAAATATACTGGCATTATGGTTACCTATTCATGCTGATTATCAACATTGGCAATGGCTCACATCGATATTTAGTCATCAAGGCTTTGGGCATTTATTCTTCAATATGTTTGCATTGTGGAGTTTTGGTATTGCGGTGTATTATCGTTTGGGGACGGCAAAATTTTTGTTGATTTATTTTTGA
- the murF gene encoding UDP-N-acetylmuramoyl-tripeptide--D-alanyl-D-alanine ligase — protein MHTSTTSTARLDAWTSQHLQQATQGQWYNAIQPKHAIQRIVTDSRQAQAGDAFLALKGERFDAHDFVKQVAEQGVSCVIVQRVIADIDVPQLVVADTRLALGHLGAYRRAECQNLQVVALTGSSGKTTTKEMLGSIFARLGETLITRGNLNNDLGVPMMLLELRQDHRYAVFELGANHLGEIDYTANLVRPDVAGVINIGTAHMGEFGGREGICKAKSEIYQHIQHDGVAVYPAYDDFAAQLKQASQNYRHYAVSKDTSGDIYAENIQLFAQSSSFDAVTPQGKIHIDLPFAGEHNVYNALNAIAFALALNISLADIQRGLATAQGVKGRLNFIQKYQYTLIDDTYNANPTSMRAAADVLSQQNADIKIMVIGDIGELGDEAQSEHFALGRDLVQKPIDFLYSVGQFSSDILAGAKTAQHAQAETMISQNQAELIALLQQKIQSYSKDVTIAMLFKGSRYTKMENVLNALLESF, from the coding sequence ATGCACACATCAACCACAAGTACCGCCCGTTTAGATGCTTGGACAAGCCAACATTTACAACAAGCGACACAAGGGCAATGGTACAATGCAATACAGCCCAAACACGCTATTCAACGTATTGTTACTGATTCTCGTCAAGCCCAAGCAGGCGATGCCTTTTTAGCACTCAAAGGCGAACGTTTTGATGCCCATGATTTTGTGAAGCAAGTGGCGGAGCAAGGGGTAAGTTGTGTGATTGTGCAACGAGTCATTGCTGACATCGATGTTCCACAATTAGTTGTGGCGGATACACGTTTAGCATTAGGGCATTTGGGGGCATATCGCCGTGCAGAATGTCAAAATTTACAAGTGGTTGCATTGACAGGCAGTAGTGGAAAAACCACAACCAAAGAAATGCTCGGTAGTATTTTTGCTCGTTTAGGTGAAACACTCATCACACGTGGTAATCTCAATAATGATTTGGGCGTACCGATGATGTTATTAGAATTGCGTCAAGACCATCGTTATGCGGTGTTTGAACTTGGGGCAAATCATCTTGGTGAGATTGATTATACAGCGAATTTAGTGCGTCCAGATGTGGCTGGGGTCATTAATATCGGTACAGCACACATGGGCGAATTTGGTGGACGTGAAGGGATTTGTAAAGCAAAATCAGAGATTTATCAGCATATTCAACATGATGGTGTAGCAGTTTACCCTGCTTATGATGATTTTGCAGCACAATTAAAACAAGCGAGTCAAAATTATCGTCATTATGCTGTAAGTAAAGATACATCAGGCGATATTTATGCTGAAAATATTCAACTTTTTGCTCAATCATCAAGTTTTGATGCGGTTACGCCCCAAGGTAAAATTCATATCGATTTACCCTTTGCAGGCGAGCATAATGTGTATAATGCATTGAATGCGATTGCGTTTGCATTGGCTTTAAATATTTCATTAGCAGATATTCAACGTGGTTTAGCAACTGCACAAGGGGTAAAAGGACGGTTAAACTTTATTCAAAAATATCAATATACCTTGATTGATGATACTTATAATGCTAATCCGACCTCGATGCGTGCCGCTGCTGATGTATTATCACAACAAAATGCTGATATTAAAATCATGGTGATTGGCGATATTGGTGAATTAGGCGATGAAGCACAGTCGGAACATTTTGCTTTAGGTCGAGATTTGGTACAAAAACCGATTGATTTTTTATATAGTGTTGGTCAATTTTCGTCAGATATTTTGGCAGGAGCAAAAACAGCACAACACGCTCAGGCTGAAACGATGATAAGTCAAAATCAAGCTGAATTAATCGCATTATTGCAACAAAAAATTCAATCGTATTCAAAAGATGTTACCATCGCAATGTTATTTAAAGGTTCACGTTATACCAAAATGGAAAACGTGCTAAATGCTCTGTTGGAGAGTTTCTAA
- the ftsL gene encoding cell division protein FtsL: MSRRINRPEQDDVTSQYEDVQQYEHDDNEQHLDEQLTKAKRPRVRKKVETQMPEMDTSADANDNIEELDVSTSNEQTKQEQASLLSSLLKTVKRNTKNPKLKAKITQTQAWEEIRGVDLILHSFTIYTILFLLILANAIGVVHQTFKYRKEYQQLNELKQQTHKLDIEWGRMLIEKQTFGASGQIATRATMQMSMFSPAYQQRIVIHIPQNNKEDNRHE, encoded by the coding sequence ATGAGTAGACGGATTAATCGCCCTGAACAAGATGATGTAACATCTCAATATGAAGATGTACAGCAATATGAGCATGATGATAATGAACAGCATTTAGACGAGCAATTGACTAAAGCAAAACGTCCACGTGTGCGTAAAAAAGTTGAAACGCAAATGCCCGAAATGGATACATCAGCAGATGCTAATGATAATATCGAAGAATTAGATGTTTCAACGTCAAATGAACAAACGAAGCAAGAGCAAGCCTCATTATTAAGTAGTTTGCTTAAAACAGTTAAGCGTAATACTAAAAATCCTAAACTAAAGGCAAAAATTACACAAACACAGGCGTGGGAAGAGATACGTGGTGTAGATCTTATATTACATTCATTTACCATTTATACTATCTTATTTTTGTTGATATTGGCAAATGCGATTGGTGTGGTGCATCAAACCTTTAAATATCGTAAAGAATATCAACAGCTTAATGAATTAAAACAACAAACACATAAACTTGATATCGAATGGGGACGAATGTTGATTGAAAAGCAAACTTTTGGTGCCAGTGGACAAATTGCTACACGAGCAACCATGCAGATGTCGATGTTTTCTCCTGCTTATCAGCAACGTATCGTGATTCATATTCCACAAAATAATAAAGAAGATAACCGCCATGAATAA
- a CDS encoding UDP-N-acetylmuramoyl-L-alanyl-D-glutamate--2,6-diaminopimelate ligase: protein MTTFNQILKTLSLDIHSSAPSHTADWQVQAFTGFVLDSRKVEKGQIFIALKGTNSTAEQMAQYINKALENGALAVVTEFSEFAYSDECAEKFPELKNKNILYFKYLRQYLGEIQQAYLQVQQAQDLARVVAVTGTNGKTTVSRLIAELLTLLQQPTAVMGTTGNGILPNLVPSTHTTLDALQLQSSYYQYSQQGAKFLSLEASSHGLEQGRLAGLPIEVASFSNLSRDHLDYHGTLQQYAQAKAELFSFTSLKYAIIHQDDDYADLMLEKAKNNSAQPHIIRFSMKDNTADYYTSDVLFSLNGANFNLHSPSGTFAVCSPLLGKFNVANVLQAIISVEKLGFNLQDIIQLVPQLKGASGRMQTISDTQHQRLFIVDYAHTPDALQQVLMSLRHHVDGKLWAVFGCGGDRDRGKRPMMTQVAMDYADKIILTSDNPRTEDPAQIMADMMAVDGLAQADVQSILDRREAIKYAVKHAQQGDIVVVAGKGHENYQEIDGVRHWFDDVVEVQSAVDSLGCALPNTVEA from the coding sequence ATGACAACATTTAATCAAATATTAAAAACATTATCTCTTGATATCCATTCATCAGCACCAAGTCATACAGCGGACTGGCAGGTACAAGCATTTACGGGCTTTGTATTGGATAGCCGTAAGGTCGAGAAAGGACAGATTTTTATCGCATTAAAAGGGACAAATTCCACTGCCGAACAGATGGCACAATATATCAATAAAGCCTTGGAAAATGGAGCTTTAGCGGTAGTAACAGAGTTTAGTGAATTTGCTTATAGTGATGAATGTGCGGAAAAATTTCCAGAATTGAAAAATAAAAATATTTTATATTTTAAATACTTGCGACAATATCTAGGGGAAATACAACAAGCATATTTACAAGTTCAACAAGCACAAGATTTAGCTCGTGTGGTGGCAGTTACAGGTACTAATGGGAAAACGACTGTTTCACGACTTATTGCTGAATTATTAACCTTATTACAACAGCCAACTGCAGTGATGGGAACCACGGGTAATGGTATTTTGCCAAATTTAGTCCCATCAACACATACCACATTGGACGCATTACAATTACAATCATCATATTATCAATATAGCCAACAAGGAGCGAAATTTTTGTCGCTCGAAGCTAGCTCGCATGGATTAGAACAAGGGCGTTTAGCAGGTTTGCCGATTGAAGTGGCAAGTTTTAGTAATTTAAGCCGAGACCATTTGGACTATCATGGTACGTTGCAACAATATGCCCAAGCCAAAGCTGAATTATTTAGTTTTACATCATTAAAATATGCGATTATTCATCAAGATGATGATTATGCTGATTTAATGTTGGAAAAAGCAAAGAATAATTCAGCTCAACCACATATTATCCGTTTTTCTATGAAAGATAATACGGCTGATTATTATACTAGTGATGTGTTATTCAGCTTGAATGGTGCAAATTTTAATCTACATTCACCAAGTGGAACTTTTGCGGTATGTAGTCCATTATTGGGTAAATTTAACGTTGCTAATGTATTACAAGCCATTATTAGTGTAGAAAAATTAGGTTTTAATTTACAAGATATTATCCAACTTGTACCACAATTAAAAGGGGCAAGTGGGCGTATGCAAACCATTAGTGATACGCAACACCAGCGTTTATTTATTGTTGATTATGCCCATACGCCAGATGCGTTGCAACAAGTCTTGATGAGTTTACGCCATCATGTTGATGGGAAATTGTGGGCAGTTTTTGGTTGTGGCGGCGACCGTGATAGAGGAAAACGCCCGATGATGACCCAAGTCGCGATGGATTATGCTGATAAAATCATTTTAACGTCTGATAATCCACGCACTGAAGACCCTGCACAAATTATGGCAGATATGATGGCGGTTGATGGTTTAGCTCAAGCCGATGTTCAATCGATTCTTGACCGCCGTGAAGCGATTAAATATGCTGTGAAACACGCTCAACAAGGTGATATTGTGGTGGTTGCAGGCAAAGGGCATGAAAATTATCAAGAGATTGATGGTGTGCGTCATTGGTTTGATGATGTGGTCGAAGTACAATCAGCGGTCGATAGTTTGGGTTGTGCCTTGCCAAATACGGTGGAAGCCTAA
- a CDS encoding matrixin family metalloprotease, translated as MVQSHYYPQLQFNSFTQRLLHPFDHRVRYRIGEIDPRFGLSEQDVKNLIQRATYIWQRDTGKSWFVYDKDARLTVNFIFDERQQTTLDYQKTHQNIQQMKHYQQQNAQTLEQNRANLDREFNALQAEIRQLNQQYDHLNAQFQHTPPEHQVQLHAQLTQLEQQKHFLQAKAQSFESNQQRFNQQVQQYNQHAQQVDYAIQQAYIKFRPREFHKGIFNGREINIYEYQSQDDLILTLAHEFGHALDLDHNDDPTALMYPMAQKQDLANFRLKPADIKMLER; from the coding sequence ATGGTACAATCACACTATTATCCACAACTGCAATTCAATAGTTTTACCCAGCGTTTACTCCATCCATTTGACCACCGTGTGCGTTATCGTATTGGCGAAATTGATCCACGTTTTGGTTTATCTGAACAGGACGTAAAAAATCTCATCCAACGTGCGACTTATATTTGGCAACGGGATACAGGCAAATCATGGTTTGTTTACGATAAAGATGCCCGTTTAACGGTCAATTTTATTTTTGATGAACGTCAGCAAACCACATTAGATTATCAAAAAACACATCAAAATATCCAACAAATGAAGCATTATCAACAACAAAATGCTCAGACTTTAGAGCAAAATCGTGCCAATTTAGATCGTGAATTTAATGCTTTACAAGCGGAAATTCGCCAACTCAATCAACAATATGACCATCTTAATGCTCAATTTCAACACACACCGCCAGAACATCAAGTACAGCTACACGCACAATTAACTCAACTTGAGCAACAAAAGCACTTTTTACAGGCAAAAGCTCAATCTTTTGAGTCTAATCAGCAACGCTTTAATCAACAAGTTCAGCAATACAATCAACACGCTCAACAAGTAGATTACGCTATTCAACAAGCCTATATTAAATTCCGCCCACGAGAGTTTCATAAAGGTATTTTTAACGGACGTGAAATTAATATTTATGAATACCAATCGCAAGATGATTTGATTTTAACACTCGCACATGAATTTGGTCATGCTTTAGATTTAGACCATAATGATGACCCAACTGCTCTGATGTATCCTATGGCTCAAAAGCAAGATTTAGCTAATTTTCGCTTAAAACCTGCTGATATTAAAATGTTAGAGCGTTGA
- the rsmH gene encoding 16S rRNA (cytosine(1402)-N(4))-methyltransferase RsmH yields the protein MSHISVLLHETVDAVLAQRTTGVFVDATFGRGGHTRLLLSKLDENAQVFAFDKDPEAIAVATQLAEQDQRFSIIHASFADIKMELNQRDIMHIDGIMADLGVSSPQLDQAERGFSFMHNGALDMRMDNSQGQTAREWLLDIDETALADIIYKYGEERYSRRIAKAIKQAGDIATTAELADIVKNAHPKWEKYKHPATRTFQAIRIAINKELDDVEIFLPQAVELLKPQGRLAVISFHSLEDRLIKQFIQQESTLPEDIGWGLPQQQDTRRLKKIDRVKASEQEVKDNPRSRSAWLRVAERLA from the coding sequence ATGAGTCATATTTCCGTCTTATTACATGAAACTGTCGATGCTGTGCTGGCACAACGTACAACAGGTGTTTTTGTGGATGCGACATTTGGACGTGGTGGTCATACACGTTTATTATTATCCAAATTAGATGAAAACGCACAGGTTTTTGCTTTTGATAAAGACCCAGAAGCGATTGCTGTAGCAACACAGTTAGCCGAACAAGACCAACGTTTTAGCATTATTCATGCCAGTTTTGCGGATATAAAAATGGAATTAAATCAACGTGATATTATGCATATTGATGGTATTATGGCGGATTTAGGTGTGTCATCACCGCAACTTGACCAAGCAGAACGTGGATTTAGCTTTATGCACAATGGTGCATTAGATATGCGTATGGATAATTCACAAGGACAAACCGCTCGTGAATGGTTATTAGACATTGATGAAACTGCATTGGCTGATATTATTTATAAATATGGAGAAGAGCGTTATAGTCGCCGTATTGCCAAAGCGATTAAACAAGCAGGCGATATTGCTACAACAGCAGAATTAGCTGACATTGTAAAAAATGCTCACCCAAAATGGGAAAAATATAAACACCCTGCAACTCGCACGTTCCAAGCAATTCGTATCGCTATCAATAAAGAATTAGATGATGTTGAAATATTTTTACCGCAAGCAGTGGAATTATTAAAACCACAAGGAAGATTGGCAGTGATTAGCTTTCACTCACTGGAAGATCGCTTGATTAAACAATTTATTCAACAAGAAAGTACATTACCTGAAGATATAGGCTGGGGTTTACCACAACAACAAGATACTCGCCGTTTAAAGAAAATTGACCGTGTAAAAGCAAGTGAACAGGAAGTGAAAGATAATCCTCGTTCGCGTAGTGCATGGCTAAGAGTTGCGGAGCGTTTAGCATGA
- a CDS encoding rhomboid family intramembrane serine protease — protein sequence MSAFAGSALHLFYADYQLSQSVAQLMQYGLSETQIYQQLAQGTIYAPEQSREIALSALGEYWQKTIGASGAVFGVLTAFARLYPHHQVEFLFIPKPIQAKYFVSFMVIYELFAQISGWSILGQNIAHLAHIGGAVVGFILADLCLRLRK from the coding sequence ATGTCTGCATTTGCTGGTTCAGCATTGCATTTGTTTTATGCGGATTATCAACTTTCACAAAGCGTTGCACAGCTCATGCAATATGGCTTAAGTGAAACACAAATTTATCAACAATTAGCACAAGGTACAATTTATGCACCCGAACAAAGTCGAGAGATTGCACTTTCTGCATTGGGTGAATATTGGCAAAAAACAATCGGTGCCTCAGGTGCAGTTTTTGGTGTATTAACTGCATTTGCACGACTGTATCCCCATCATCAAGTAGAGTTTTTATTTATTCCTAAACCGATTCAAGCGAAATATTTTGTTTCTTTTATGGTGATTTATGAGCTCTTTGCTCAAATCAGTGGTTGGTCTATTTTGGGACAAAATATTGCCCATTTAGCCCATATTGGTGGAGCAGTGGTGGGCTTTATTTTGGCGGATTTATGCTTGCGATTGAGAAAGTAA
- the mraY gene encoding phospho-N-acetylmuramoyl-pentapeptide-transferase: protein MLYWLFQQLAEQYSFFNVFRYVNFRAMLAMLTALGFGLLFGPMFIAKLRALKYGQSVSQFVDHGAKQGTPTMGGILILFSIMVGTLLWADLSNPYVWIVLAVMVIFGAVGWADDWIKIRYKNNAGLPARKKFFWTSVGALGVGISLYYISTLQSPTAAKAMLDLTLPFIKSEIYAVPFSAVPFGLLFIAFTYLVINGASNAVNITDGLDGLAIMPVILVAAGLGVFAYLSGDVRFATYLHIPYINYASELVIICSAIAGAGFAFLWFNAAPADVFMGDVGSLALGAVLGTIAVMVRQEIVFAIMGGVFVWEAMSVFLQIGSLRLRNKRVFLMAPIHHHYEKKGWKETKIVIRFWIITIMLVIFGLMTLKLR from the coding sequence ATGTTATATTGGTTGTTTCAACAACTTGCTGAACAGTATAGTTTTTTTAATGTTTTCCGTTATGTGAATTTTAGGGCAATGCTTGCCATGCTCACTGCTTTAGGCTTTGGGTTACTGTTTGGACCGATGTTTATTGCTAAGTTACGAGCATTAAAATATGGTCAATCAGTCAGTCAATTTGTCGATCATGGTGCTAAACAAGGTACACCAACGATGGGCGGGATTTTAATCCTGTTTTCTATTATGGTGGGAACATTGCTATGGGCTGATTTAAGCAATCCCTATGTATGGATTGTATTAGCTGTAATGGTTATTTTTGGTGCAGTTGGTTGGGCAGACGATTGGATTAAAATTCGTTATAAAAATAATGCGGGTTTGCCTGCACGCAAAAAGTTTTTCTGGACATCGGTTGGGGCATTAGGTGTAGGGATTAGTTTGTATTATATCTCAACATTACAAAGTCCAACGGCTGCCAAAGCGATGTTGGATTTAACCTTACCTTTTATTAAATCTGAAATTTATGCTGTACCATTTAGTGCTGTACCATTTGGTTTATTATTTATTGCCTTTACTTATTTAGTAATTAATGGTGCGTCAAATGCGGTGAATATTACTGATGGTTTAGATGGCTTGGCAATTATGCCTGTCATTTTGGTAGCAGCTGGTTTAGGGGTATTTGCCTATTTGTCTGGTGATGTGCGTTTTGCGACTTATCTACATATTCCTTATATTAATTATGCATCAGAATTAGTCATTATTTGTTCAGCGATTGCAGGGGCGGGTTTTGCCTTTTTATGGTTTAATGCAGCACCTGCCGATGTGTTTATGGGCGATGTTGGTTCTCTCGCTTTAGGTGCAGTATTAGGCACGATTGCGGTCATGGTACGTCAAGAGATTGTATTTGCCATTATGGGTGGTGTATTTGTGTGGGAAGCGATGTCAGTTTTCTTACAAATTGGCTCGCTACGTTTGCGTAATAAACGTGTATTTTTAATGGCACCGATTCATCATCACTATGAAAAGAAAGGTTGGAAAGAAACTAAAATCGTCATTCGTTTCTGGATTATTACTATTATGTTGGTGATTTTTGGTTTGATGACATTAAAGTTACGTTAA